One stretch of Xanthomonas sp. DAR 35659 DNA includes these proteins:
- a CDS encoding NUDIX hydrolase, whose amino-acid sequence MALAPGPWQPDVTVATVVVRDGRLLQVEEAIGGALVLNQPAGHLEPDESLIEAAVRETLEETGWQVRPTAFIGAYQWKADNGRHYLRFAFAAEPVAHDPQRPLDEGIVRALWMTPAELEAAAPRWRSPLVWQVVADFLAGRRYPLDLLRQLA is encoded by the coding sequence ATGGCGCTGGCGCCTGGCCCCTGGCAGCCGGACGTGACCGTGGCCACGGTGGTGGTGCGCGACGGGCGCCTGCTGCAGGTCGAGGAAGCGATCGGCGGCGCGCTGGTGCTGAACCAGCCGGCCGGCCACCTGGAACCGGACGAGAGCCTGATCGAGGCCGCGGTGCGCGAGACGCTGGAGGAGACCGGCTGGCAGGTGCGGCCGACCGCGTTCATCGGCGCCTATCAGTGGAAGGCCGACAACGGCCGCCACTACCTGCGCTTCGCCTTCGCCGCCGAGCCGGTCGCGCACGACCCGCAGCGTCCGCTGGACGAGGGCATCGTGCGCGCGCTGTGGATGACCCCGGCCGAACTGGAAGCCGCCGCGCCGCGCTGGCGCAGCCCGCTGGTGTGGCAGGTGGTCGCCGATTTCCTGGCCGGCAGGCGCTACCCGCTGGATCTGCTGCGGCAGTTGGCATGA
- a CDS encoding IS110 family transposase — protein sequence MRRFVGIDVAKAELVIHVLPDGLAWTQPNTPQGRVELVQRLARLECERIVLEASGGYEHEVLRTLRQANLPAVRMCAQRPRALAKALGIKAKTDALDARLLAVTAQAIVAPPTDVLPEHLQHLRELLDLRNALVGQHDALRRRLEHITSPEVRRHCQEAIDLLKRQSDALKRDLQQQADACSTLPKVPGLGPILRATLAARLPELGTLPPRKLAALVGLAPFNHDSGRWQGQRRIKGGRSDVRRALYMATWASIRAKSPLAQTYARLQAAGKPAKVAIVACMHKYLRWLNAIARDQASYAPPVIAAA from the coding sequence ATGCGGCGCTTTGTCGGGATCGATGTTGCCAAGGCCGAACTGGTCATTCATGTGCTGCCGGACGGACTGGCCTGGACCCAGCCCAACACGCCGCAAGGGCGCGTTGAGCTGGTCCAGCGTCTGGCGAGGCTGGAGTGCGAACGGATCGTGCTGGAAGCCAGCGGCGGCTACGAACATGAGGTGCTGCGGACGCTGCGGCAGGCCAACCTGCCGGCGGTGCGGATGTGTGCGCAGCGCCCACGTGCGTTGGCCAAGGCGCTGGGCATCAAGGCCAAGACCGACGCCCTGGACGCGCGTCTGTTGGCCGTGACAGCCCAAGCCATTGTGGCCCCCCCGACGGACGTGTTGCCCGAGCACCTGCAGCACCTGCGCGAACTGCTGGATCTGCGCAATGCTCTGGTCGGCCAGCACGACGCCCTGCGGCGGCGTCTGGAGCACATCACCAGCCCGGAGGTGCGGCGCCACTGCCAGGAAGCGATCGACCTACTGAAGCGGCAGAGCGATGCGCTGAAGCGAGACCTTCAGCAGCAGGCCGACGCGTGTTCGACCCTGCCCAAGGTGCCGGGGCTGGGGCCGATCCTGCGCGCCACCCTGGCCGCACGCCTGCCGGAACTGGGAACGCTGCCGCCGCGCAAGCTGGCCGCCCTGGTCGGGCTGGCGCCGTTCAATCACGACAGCGGCCGCTGGCAAGGCCAGCGCCGCATCAAAGGCGGGCGCAGCGACGTGCGCCGCGCGCTGTACATGGCCACCTGGGCCAGCATCCGCGCCAAATCCCCCTTGGCCCAAACCTATGCGCGCCTGCAAGCGGCCGGCAAACCGGCCAAGGTCGCCATCGTCGCCTGCATGCACAAGTACCTACGCTGGCTCAATGCCATCGCGCGCGATCAGGCTTCTTACGCGCCTCCCGTCATCGCTGCTGCATGA
- a CDS encoding methyl-accepting chemotaxis protein — translation MYSRLLIRLAAPLALTLLFPIAAGFDWPAPVRWAILTTMTLSWLGFAAWTAYSQSRRSPEQSKIMREQDQLLSELRNFVGNEIDGSRSEIERARELIRQAVSGLGGSFEAMNRKSRQQSVALARIVDRAGEDGGAGVDVARFAQHASQRMEQLVEALEQVSGQSSATVHYIDDMSQHLDGIFALLEDVKSIADQTNLLALNAAIEAARAGEAGRGFAVVADEVRNLSERSTTFNEQIRKLAHSSKDAIAKVRETVSHMASRDMDRSREARAEAAAMLDNVAAINHSLGDGMREISECGRAIDSSVAEAVRALQFEDIATQALGGVHTHLDRLTAINREAVALQELLHRNGGVFDSELVEALQRVGSRLREMRVEWERPPHKPVAQQSMGAGTVELF, via the coding sequence ATGTACTCACGCCTCCTGATCCGTCTGGCCGCCCCGCTCGCCCTGACGTTGCTGTTCCCCATCGCCGCCGGCTTCGATTGGCCGGCCCCGGTCCGTTGGGCCATCCTCACCACGATGACGTTGAGCTGGCTGGGCTTCGCCGCCTGGACGGCCTACAGCCAGAGCCGGCGCTCGCCGGAGCAGTCCAAGATCATGCGCGAGCAGGATCAGCTGCTGTCGGAGCTGCGCAATTTCGTCGGCAACGAGATCGACGGCTCGCGCAGCGAGATCGAACGCGCCCGCGAACTGATCCGTCAGGCGGTCAGCGGCCTGGGCGGCAGCTTCGAGGCGATGAACCGCAAGTCGCGGCAGCAGAGCGTCGCGCTGGCCCGGATCGTGGACCGCGCCGGCGAAGACGGCGGCGCCGGCGTGGACGTGGCCCGCTTCGCCCAGCATGCCAGCCAGCGCATGGAGCAACTGGTGGAGGCGCTGGAGCAGGTCAGCGGCCAGAGCAGCGCCACGGTGCACTACATCGACGACATGTCGCAGCACCTGGACGGCATCTTCGCCCTGCTGGAGGACGTCAAGTCGATCGCCGACCAGACCAACCTGCTGGCGCTGAACGCGGCGATCGAGGCGGCGCGCGCCGGCGAGGCCGGTCGCGGCTTCGCGGTGGTGGCCGACGAAGTACGCAACCTGTCCGAGCGCTCGACCACCTTCAACGAGCAGATCCGCAAGCTGGCGCACAGCTCCAAGGACGCCATCGCCAAGGTCCGCGAGACGGTCTCGCACATGGCCTCGCGCGACATGGACCGCTCCCGCGAGGCGCGCGCCGAGGCCGCGGCGATGCTGGACAACGTGGCGGCGATCAACCACTCGCTGGGCGACGGCATGCGCGAGATCTCCGAATGCGGCCGCGCCATCGACAGCAGCGTCGCCGAAGCGGTGCGCGCCCTGCAGTTCGAGGACATCGCGACCCAGGCCCTGGGCGGCGTGCACACCCACCTGGACCGCCTGACCGCGATCAACCGCGAGGCCGTGGCGCTGCAGGAACTGCTGCATCGCAATGGCGGGGTGTTCGACAGCGAACTGGTCGAGGCCCTGCAGCGTGTCGGCAGCCGCCTGCGCGAGATGCGCGTGGAGTGGGAACGCCCGCCGCACAAGCCGGTCGCGCAGCAGAGCATGGGCGCGGGCACGGTCGAACTGTTCTGA
- the hflD gene encoding high frequency lysogenization protein HflD yields the protein MTDPMDARVLALAGVAQALQQVRRIAETGQSEASQVRTLLDSVFRTDAATPEAVYGRAGDLAPGLRLLHNYFRNQGQDEALPRLALAVLQLERRFIRDADTGAKVTAGIARVAPLLERHGDSAHPEVIGALGQLYADTISHLRPRVMVQGNPHYLGQAGVVAEIRALLLAAMRSAVLWRQMGGSLWDFLLAKRRMIEAADRALR from the coding sequence ATGACCGATCCCATGGACGCGCGCGTGCTGGCGCTGGCTGGCGTGGCCCAGGCCCTGCAGCAGGTCCGCCGCATCGCCGAGACCGGGCAGTCGGAAGCGTCGCAAGTGCGCACCCTGCTCGACAGCGTGTTCCGCACCGACGCCGCCACCCCGGAGGCGGTCTACGGCCGCGCCGGCGACCTCGCCCCCGGGCTGCGCCTGCTGCACAACTATTTCCGCAACCAGGGCCAGGACGAGGCGCTGCCGCGACTGGCGCTGGCGGTGCTGCAGCTGGAGCGGCGTTTCATCCGCGACGCCGACACCGGCGCCAAGGTCACCGCCGGCATCGCCCGGGTCGCGCCGCTGCTGGAGCGGCACGGCGACAGCGCGCACCCGGAGGTGATCGGCGCGCTGGGCCAGCTGTATGCCGACACCATCAGCCACCTGCGCCCGCGGGTCATGGTGCAGGGCAACCCGCACTACCTGGGCCAGGCCGGGGTGGTGGCGGAGATCCGCGCGCTGCTGCTGGCGGCGATGCGCTCGGCGGTGCTGTGGCGGCAGATGGGCGGCAGCCTGTGGGATTTCCTGCTGGCCAAGCGGCGCATGATCGAGGCGGCCGACCGCGCCCTGCGCTGA
- the mnmA gene encoding tRNA 2-thiouridine(34) synthase MnmA — MNGERIMVGVSGGVDSSVAAWQLVQQGADASGLFMQNWADDGSGDCRAEDDRRDAVAVCGRLGMPFHFRDFSREYWQGVFAHFLAEYAAGRTPNPDVLCNREVKFKHFLDAARELGADRIATGHYARVAFAEGRWRLLRGVDRNKDQSYFLHQLGQAQLAATLFPVGELPKEQVRRIARDAGLPTHAKKDSTGICFIGERDFREFLGRYLPARRGEIRDPHEQAVAEHPGVFYFTLGQREGLNIGGVRGRAAAPWYVIGKDVARNVLYVDQDRDSPYLMSTRLHSETAHWIAGSAPARRFDCTAQTRYRQADEACTVEVGDDGTLAVRFARPQRAVTPGQSLVLYQGEECLGGAVIATTDAPLERRLATQQNSAAHEETIR, encoded by the coding sequence ATGAACGGCGAGCGGATCATGGTCGGCGTCTCCGGCGGCGTCGATTCGTCGGTGGCGGCCTGGCAACTGGTGCAACAGGGCGCGGACGCGTCCGGCCTGTTCATGCAGAACTGGGCCGACGATGGCAGCGGCGATTGCCGCGCCGAGGACGACCGCCGCGACGCGGTGGCGGTCTGCGGCCGGCTCGGCATGCCGTTCCACTTCCGCGACTTCTCGCGGGAATACTGGCAAGGCGTGTTCGCCCACTTCCTGGCCGAGTACGCCGCCGGGCGCACGCCCAACCCGGACGTGCTGTGCAACCGCGAGGTCAAGTTCAAGCATTTCCTGGACGCGGCGCGCGAACTGGGCGCCGACCGCATCGCCACCGGCCACTACGCCCGAGTGGCCTTCGCCGAGGGGCGCTGGCGGCTGCTGCGCGGCGTGGACCGCAACAAGGACCAGAGCTACTTCCTACACCAGCTCGGCCAGGCGCAACTGGCCGCGACCCTGTTCCCGGTCGGCGAGCTGCCCAAGGAGCAGGTGCGGCGCATCGCCCGCGACGCCGGCCTGCCGACCCACGCGAAGAAGGATTCCACCGGCATCTGCTTCATCGGCGAGCGCGACTTCCGAGAGTTCCTCGGCCGCTACCTGCCGGCGCGGCGCGGCGAGATCCGCGACCCGCACGAGCAGGCGGTGGCCGAACATCCAGGCGTGTTCTATTTCACCCTGGGCCAGCGCGAGGGCCTGAACATCGGCGGCGTGCGCGGCCGCGCCGCCGCGCCGTGGTACGTGATCGGCAAGGACGTGGCGCGCAACGTGCTGTACGTCGACCAGGACCGCGACAGCCCCTACCTGATGTCCACCCGGCTGCACTCGGAAACCGCGCACTGGATCGCCGGATCGGCGCCGGCGCGGCGCTTCGACTGCACCGCGCAGACCCGCTACCGCCAGGCCGACGAGGCCTGCACGGTCGAGGTCGGCGACGACGGCACGCTGGCGGTGCGCTTCGCCCGCCCGCAGCGCGCGGTCACCCCCGGCCAGTCGCTGGTGCTGTACCAGGGCGAGGAATGCCTGGGCGGCGCCGTGATCGCCACCACCGATGCCCCGCTGGAACGCCGCCTGGCGACGCAGCAAAACTCCGCAGCACACGAGGAAACGATTCGATGA
- the aat gene encoding leucyl/phenylalanyl-tRNA--protein transferase: protein MTRPLPWRLAAAPDAPFPPAETALRDPDGLLAVGGDLHPQRLLNAYAGGIFPWFSEGEPILWWSPDPRMVFRTDGVRLSSRFRRQLRHSAWEVSADTAFVEVMQACAAAPRPGQDGTWIIPAMVDAYSRLHAMGHAHSIEVWDGADLVGGIYGVALGTMFFGESMFSGASGGSKVALAALAALLRGWGWTLIDAQVENPHLLRMGASHLPREDFMAHVRQAVRQPGRPGPWTAAAGRLAAASLAGS, encoded by the coding sequence ATGACCCGCCCGTTGCCGTGGCGCCTGGCCGCCGCGCCCGACGCGCCCTTCCCGCCCGCAGAAACCGCGCTGCGCGACCCGGACGGGCTGCTCGCCGTCGGCGGCGACCTGCATCCGCAGCGCCTGCTCAATGCCTACGCCGGCGGCATCTTTCCGTGGTTCAGCGAGGGCGAGCCGATCCTGTGGTGGTCGCCGGACCCGCGCATGGTGTTCCGCACCGATGGCGTACGCCTGTCCAGCCGTTTCCGCCGGCAGTTGCGCCACAGCGCCTGGGAGGTCAGCGCAGATACCGCGTTCGTCGAGGTGATGCAGGCCTGCGCCGCCGCGCCGCGTCCGGGCCAGGACGGGACCTGGATCATCCCGGCGATGGTGGACGCCTACAGCCGCCTGCACGCGATGGGGCATGCCCATTCCATCGAAGTGTGGGACGGGGCGGACCTGGTCGGCGGCATCTATGGCGTCGCCCTCGGCACGATGTTCTTCGGCGAGAGCATGTTCAGCGGCGCCAGCGGCGGCTCCAAGGTCGCGCTGGCGGCACTGGCCGCCCTTCTGCGCGGCTGGGGCTGGACGCTGATCGATGCCCAGGTGGAAAACCCGCATCTGTTGCGGATGGGCGCCAGCCACCTGCCCCGTGAGGACTTCATGGCGCACGTGCGCCAGGCGGTGCGCCAGCCCGGCCGTCCCGGCCCATGGACGGCTGCGGCGGGACGCCTGGCAGCGGCCAGTCTGGCCGGGTCCTAA
- the infA gene encoding translation initiation factor IF-1, which translates to MSKDDSIEFEGTVSETLPNTTFRVKLENGHEIIAHISGRMRKNYIRILTGDRVKVEMTPYDLTKGRITYRMK; encoded by the coding sequence ATGTCGAAAGACGACTCCATCGAATTCGAAGGCACCGTCAGCGAGACGTTGCCCAACACCACCTTCCGGGTCAAGCTGGAAAACGGGCACGAGATCATCGCCCACATCTCCGGCCGCATGCGCAAGAACTACATCCGCATCCTGACCGGCGACCGGGTGAAGGTCGAAATGACCCCGTACGACCTGACCAAGGGCCGTATCACCTACCGCATGAAGTGA
- a CDS encoding AAA-associated domain-containing protein: MTFSASAPERAPLVRVQGVRKSYDKGGATPLVVLDDVDLTLHSGQIVGLLGRSGSGKSTLLRAIAGLLQPSAGSIAFRDATPAQAIDDIAMVFQSFALFPWLTVLQNVEVGLEARGVAADERRRRALAAIDLIGLDGYEGAYPKELSGGMRQRVGLARALVVRPKLLLMDEPFSALDVLTAETLRTDLLDLWSEGRMPIESILMVTHNIEEAVLMCDRIVIFGANPGRVIGEIQVTLPQPRNRLAPAFRALVDDIYARMTASPQRPQAREGVFPGSGIAMVLPRVSSNLLAGLIEAVAAEPYHGRADLPPLAAGLQLEVDELFPIAETLQLLRFAVFEQGDLQLTPAGQRFAELGTDARKQLFAQHLATYVPLAAHIRRVLDERPSHHAPARRFRDELEDHMSEAYAAETVQAVTSWARYAEYFAYDKQADLFSLENPS; this comes from the coding sequence ATGACCTTTTCCGCAAGCGCGCCCGAGCGCGCCCCGCTGGTCCGCGTGCAGGGCGTGCGCAAGAGCTACGACAAGGGCGGGGCGACGCCGCTGGTGGTGCTGGACGACGTCGACCTGACCCTGCACTCGGGCCAGATCGTCGGTCTGCTCGGCCGCTCCGGCTCCGGCAAGTCCACCTTGCTGCGCGCCATCGCCGGGTTGCTGCAGCCCAGCGCCGGCAGCATCGCGTTCCGCGACGCCACGCCGGCTCAGGCGATCGACGACATCGCCATGGTGTTCCAGAGCTTCGCCCTGTTCCCGTGGCTGACCGTGCTGCAGAACGTGGAAGTGGGGCTGGAGGCGCGCGGCGTGGCCGCCGACGAACGCCGCCGGCGCGCACTGGCGGCGATCGACCTGATCGGCCTGGACGGCTACGAGGGCGCCTATCCGAAGGAACTGTCCGGCGGCATGCGCCAGCGCGTCGGCCTAGCCCGCGCCCTGGTGGTGCGGCCCAAGCTGCTGCTGATGGACGAGCCGTTCTCGGCGCTGGACGTGCTGACCGCCGAGACCCTGCGTACCGACCTGCTCGACCTGTGGTCGGAAGGGCGCATGCCGATCGAGTCGATCCTGATGGTCACCCACAACATCGAGGAAGCGGTGCTGATGTGCGACCGCATCGTGATCTTCGGCGCAAATCCAGGCCGGGTGATCGGCGAGATCCAGGTGACCCTGCCGCAGCCGCGCAACCGCCTGGCGCCGGCGTTCCGCGCCCTGGTCGACGACATCTACGCGCGCATGACCGCCAGCCCGCAGCGGCCGCAGGCGCGCGAGGGCGTGTTCCCGGGCAGCGGCATCGCGATGGTGCTGCCGCGCGTGTCGAGCAATCTGCTGGCCGGCCTGATCGAGGCGGTGGCGGCCGAGCCCTACCATGGCCGCGCCGACCTGCCGCCGCTGGCGGCCGGGTTGCAGTTGGAGGTGGACGAGTTGTTCCCGATCGCCGAGACCCTGCAACTGCTGCGCTTCGCGGTATTCGAGCAGGGCGACCTGCAACTGACCCCGGCCGGCCAGCGTTTCGCCGAGCTCGGCACCGATGCGCGCAAGCAACTGTTCGCCCAGCACCTGGCCACCTACGTGCCGCTGGCCGCGCACATCCGCCGCGTGCTCGACGAACGCCCGAGCCATCACGCGCCGGCACGGCGCTTCCGCGACGAACTGGAAGACCACATGTCCGAGGCCTACGCGGCCGAGACCGTGCAGGCGGTGACCAGTTGGGCGCGCTATGCGGAGTATTTCGCCTACGACAAGCAGGCGGATCTGTTCTCGCTGGAGAATCCGAGCTAA
- a CDS encoding DsbA family protein produces the protein MSTSVSAILDLHDARHSQDRSLAAILALAADHPDQLGALLLLALQRGSPTTAYLDVALDLLPDAALAPVCAEAWRRYREGESAPLVVRVVEFASYQAPQTLQDDWEALLEAFADGEAQLAPSVWRALPAAVAARWAEILRAADDAGEVSRGQALLLAAQADTVAIARRYLLDRDGLNAHNWIPWAGLSDTEPPRLLHGLQPLHLRFGQAQWRAQLDAEPEWRREIWRLHPTWQGGTLQGSARIGGALGIACGYCDAPLQRLLELDRRFLQEGASGTVTLCLCQACTDGGDGPDVYYVRHGADGLPASASASSAQDVAALDTLDDPLMEAEVGLAAMHSLRWQQQDWGEANNRQNLSRVGGAPSWVQGAGYPQCRDCKTPMRFVLQLDTILPTVGGNTQYWGSGGMLYAFWCDACAISAHQWQCT, from the coding sequence GTGAGCACGTCCGTTTCCGCCATTCTCGATCTGCACGACGCGCGGCATAGCCAGGATCGGAGCCTGGCGGCGATCCTGGCGCTGGCCGCCGACCATCCCGATCAACTGGGCGCGCTGCTGTTGCTCGCCTTGCAGCGTGGCTCGCCGACCACTGCGTACCTGGACGTGGCCCTGGATCTGCTGCCGGATGCGGCGCTGGCGCCGGTCTGCGCCGAGGCCTGGCGCCGCTATCGCGAGGGCGAGTCGGCGCCGCTGGTGGTGCGCGTGGTGGAGTTCGCCAGCTATCAGGCGCCGCAGACGCTGCAAGACGATTGGGAGGCGCTGCTGGAGGCGTTCGCGGACGGCGAGGCGCAGTTGGCACCTTCGGTCTGGCGCGCGTTACCGGCCGCCGTCGCGGCGCGCTGGGCCGAGATCCTGCGCGCCGCCGACGATGCCGGCGAGGTGTCGCGCGGCCAGGCGCTGCTGCTGGCCGCGCAGGCCGACACCGTGGCCATCGCCCGCCGCTATCTGCTGGACCGGGATGGTCTGAATGCGCACAACTGGATCCCCTGGGCGGGCCTCAGCGACACCGAGCCGCCGCGATTGCTGCATGGCCTGCAGCCGTTGCACCTGCGCTTCGGCCAGGCGCAATGGCGCGCACAGCTGGACGCCGAGCCGGAATGGCGGCGCGAGATCTGGCGCCTGCACCCGACCTGGCAGGGCGGGACGCTGCAAGGCAGCGCGCGGATCGGTGGCGCGCTCGGGATCGCCTGCGGCTACTGCGATGCGCCGCTGCAACGCCTGCTGGAACTGGATCGCCGCTTCCTGCAGGAGGGCGCGAGCGGCACGGTCACGCTCTGTCTCTGCCAGGCCTGCACCGATGGCGGCGATGGCCCGGACGTGTACTACGTCCGGCACGGCGCGGACGGCCTGCCCGCGTCCGCAAGCGCCTCGTCCGCCCAGGACGTGGCGGCGCTCGACACGCTGGACGATCCCCTGATGGAGGCCGAGGTCGGCCTGGCGGCCATGCACAGCCTGCGTTGGCAGCAGCAGGACTGGGGCGAAGCCAACAATCGGCAGAACCTGTCGCGGGTGGGCGGCGCGCCGAGTTGGGTGCAGGGGGCGGGCTATCCGCAGTGTCGCGACTGCAAGACGCCGATGCGCTTCGTGCTGCAACTGGACACGATCCTGCCGACCGTGGGCGGCAATACGCAGTACTGGGGCAGCGGGGGCATGCTGTACGCGTTCTGGTGCGATGCCTGCGCCATCAGTGCGCATCAATGGCAATGCACCTGA
- the clpS gene encoding ATP-dependent Clp protease adapter ClpS gives MPRKNSSEHDHGVMVETGKPEVARPPLYQVLLLNDDYTPMDFVVTVLQQFFSLDLERATQVMLHVHTRGRGVCGVYTREVAESKVAQVNEFSRMNQHPLLCTMEKA, from the coding sequence ATGCCTCGCAAGAATTCCTCAGAACACGATCACGGCGTCATGGTGGAGACCGGCAAGCCGGAGGTCGCCCGCCCGCCGCTATACCAGGTGCTGCTGCTGAACGACGACTACACCCCGATGGATTTCGTGGTGACCGTGTTGCAGCAGTTCTTCTCCCTGGACCTGGAGCGCGCCACGCAGGTGATGCTGCACGTGCATACCCGCGGCCGCGGCGTGTGCGGGGTGTATACCCGCGAGGTGGCTGAATCCAAGGTAGCTCAGGTGAACGAGTTTTCGCGAATGAACCAGCATCCCCTGTTGTGCACGATGGAAAAAGCCTGA
- the clpA gene encoding ATP-dependent Clp protease ATP-binding subunit ClpA yields MFSKDLEQTIGQCYKRAREARHEFMTVEHLLLALLDNPSAQAVLKACGADAERLRSELEQAIEASVSRLAEDDGRDTQPTLGFQRVLQRAVYHVQSSGKKEVTGANVLVAIFGEKDSHAVYFLNQQDITRLDIVNYLSHGIAKLGEEGEHPAPPEGEPKGEGGDGEPKGDALAEYATNLNEQARNGRIDPLVGRADEIERTIQVLCRRRKNNPLYVGEAGVGKTAIAEGLAKRIVEGSVPEVLADAVIFSLDLGALVAGTKYRGDFEKRLKGVLTALKKVPNAVLFIDEIHTIIGAGSASGGTMDASNLIKPALSSGELRCIGSTTFQEYRGIFEKDRALARRFQKIDIVEPTVGETFEILQGLKPKYEAHHGVTYADDALQAAVDLSVKHIGDRLLPDKAIDVIDEAGARQRLLPEGQRKELIDIEEIETIVAKMARIPAKQVSATDKDVLQHLERNLKMVIFGQDPAIETLASSIKLARSGLANPEKPIGNFLFSGPTGVGKTEVTKQLALQLGIELVRFDMSEYMEPHSISRLIGAPPGYVGFDQGGLLTEKIVKTPHCVLLLDEVEKAHPDIFNILLQVMDRGVLTDTNGREANFKNVILVMTTNAGATQASRRSIGFTKQDHSTDAMETIRRSFTPEFRNRLDAVVQFQPLAFEHILRVVDKFIIELEMLLQEKHVSLSATPTARDWLAQHGFDPLMGARPMARVIQDKVKRPLADELLFGKLVGGGRVTIDVRDGELVVETQAEPERLLPATVE; encoded by the coding sequence ATGTTCAGCAAAGATCTCGAGCAAACCATCGGCCAGTGCTACAAGCGCGCCCGGGAAGCCCGCCATGAATTCATGACGGTCGAACACCTGTTGTTGGCATTGCTCGACAATCCTTCGGCGCAGGCGGTGCTCAAGGCCTGCGGTGCCGATGCCGAGCGCTTGCGCAGCGAACTGGAGCAGGCGATCGAAGCCTCGGTGTCGCGCCTGGCCGAGGACGACGGCCGCGACACGCAGCCGACCCTGGGCTTCCAGCGGGTGCTGCAGCGGGCCGTCTACCACGTGCAGTCCTCGGGCAAGAAGGAAGTCACCGGCGCCAACGTGCTGGTCGCGATCTTCGGCGAAAAGGACTCGCATGCGGTGTATTTCCTGAACCAGCAGGACATCACCCGGCTCGACATCGTCAACTATCTCTCGCACGGCATCGCCAAGCTGGGCGAGGAGGGCGAGCACCCGGCCCCGCCGGAAGGCGAGCCGAAGGGCGAGGGCGGCGACGGCGAACCCAAGGGCGACGCCCTGGCCGAGTACGCCACCAATCTGAACGAACAGGCACGCAACGGCCGCATCGACCCGCTGGTCGGGCGCGCCGACGAGATCGAGCGCACCATCCAGGTGCTGTGCCGCCGTCGCAAGAACAATCCGCTGTACGTGGGCGAGGCCGGCGTCGGCAAGACCGCGATCGCCGAAGGCCTGGCCAAGCGCATCGTCGAGGGCAGCGTGCCCGAGGTGCTGGCCGACGCGGTGATCTTCTCGCTGGACCTGGGCGCGCTGGTCGCCGGCACCAAGTACCGCGGCGATTTCGAGAAGCGTCTCAAGGGAGTGCTGACCGCGCTGAAGAAGGTACCCAACGCGGTGCTGTTCATCGACGAGATCCACACCATCATCGGTGCCGGCTCGGCGTCGGGCGGCACCATGGACGCGTCCAACCTGATCAAGCCGGCGCTGTCCTCGGGCGAGCTGCGCTGCATCGGCTCGACCACCTTCCAGGAATACCGCGGCATCTTCGAGAAGGACCGGGCGCTGGCGCGGCGTTTCCAGAAGATCGATATCGTCGAGCCGACCGTGGGCGAGACCTTCGAGATCCTGCAGGGCCTCAAGCCCAAGTACGAGGCGCACCACGGCGTGACCTACGCCGACGACGCGTTGCAGGCGGCGGTGGACCTGTCGGTCAAGCACATCGGCGACCGGTTGCTGCCGGACAAGGCGATCGATGTGATCGACGAGGCCGGCGCGCGCCAGCGGCTGCTGCCGGAAGGCCAGCGCAAGGAGCTGATCGACATCGAGGAGATCGAGACCATCGTCGCCAAGATGGCGCGGATCCCGGCCAAGCAGGTCAGCGCCACCGACAAGGACGTGCTGCAGCATCTGGAGCGCAACCTGAAGATGGTGATCTTCGGCCAGGATCCGGCGATCGAGACCCTGGCGTCGTCGATCAAGCTGGCGCGCTCGGGCCTGGCCAATCCGGAAAAGCCGATCGGCAACTTCTTGTTCTCCGGCCCCACCGGCGTCGGCAAGACCGAGGTGACCAAGCAACTGGCGCTGCAACTGGGCATCGAACTGGTGCGCTTCGACATGTCCGAGTACATGGAGCCGCATTCGATCAGCCGCCTGATCGGCGCCCCCCCGGGCTACGTCGGCTTCGACCAGGGCGGCCTGCTGACCGAGAAGATCGTCAAGACCCCGCACTGCGTGCTGCTGCTGGACGAGGTGGAGAAGGCGCACCCGGACATCTTCAACATCCTGTTGCAGGTCATGGACCGCGGCGTGCTCACCGACACCAACGGGCGCGAGGCCAACTTCAAGAACGTGATCCTGGTGATGACCACCAATGCCGGTGCCACCCAGGCCTCGCGGCGCTCGATCGGCTTCACCAAGCAGGATCATTCCACCGACGCGATGGAGACCATCCGTCGCAGCTTCACCCCGGAGTTCCGCAACCGCCTGGACGCGGTGGTGCAGTTCCAGCCGCTGGCGTTCGAGCACATCCTGCGCGTGGTCGACAAGTTCATCATCGAACTGGAGATGCTGCTGCAGGAGAAGCACGTGTCGCTGTCGGCGACCCCGACCGCGCGCGACTGGCTGGCCCAGCACGGTTTCGACCCGCTGATGGGCGCGCGGCCGATGGCGCGGGTGATCCAGGACAAGGTCAAGCGTCCGCTGGCCGACGAACTGCTGTTCGGCAAGCTGGTCGGCGGCGGCCGCGTCACCATCGACGTGCGCGACGGCGAGCTGGTGGTGGAGACCCAGGCCGAGCCGGAGCGGCTGCTGCCGGCGACGGTGGAGTGA